The genomic region GCCAGTACGTCTTCCTGATCACCAACACCGACCCCGAGGCGCCGAAACACAAGAGCCTCACCATGTTCCTGGTGCCGCTCGACACGCCGGGCATCGAGATCCAGGGCATCCGCACGGTCGACGGCGACCGGACCAACATCGTCTACTACACCGACGTGCGCGTGCCCGACAAGTACCGCCTCGGTGAGGTCAACGAGGGCTGGAAGGTGCTGCGCGAACCGCTCGACGCCGAACACGGCGCCGTGGAGGTCGAACCGGACGGCCTGCAGGACGTCGCGATCATGATGCACCAGGCGATGACGATGGCCGTCGCGGCCGACCGCGCCGCGGAGAAGGCCGGCACCCCGGATGCCAACGGGCGCAGGCCGGTCGACGACGGTGCGGTGGCCTACCGGCTCGGTCGTGCCGTCGCGCGGATGGAGGCGGCGTTCTCCACGCCGAGCATCTTCGGCCGGGTGGCGCTGGCGCAGACGATGCGTGACATCTCGCCGGATCTGATGGATCTGCACGGCACCCCGGGGTCGCTGCCGCTGGGTGCCGACGGCGCCGCCGACGACGGGGCCGCGGAGTACGTGTACCGGTTCGCCCCGCTGGTCGGGATCTACGGCGGAACGCTGGAGGTGTTCCGCAACATGATCGCCCAGTACGTGCTGGGCCTCGGCAAACCGGCCTACGCCGCGCCGCGGTAACCCGCCCCAGCCCGATAACCCGCGAGCGTGCGTGTCTGCACACGACACGCCGCGAAATCTCAGCAGTTTGCGCACGCTCGCGCCGGAAGGAAGGTGCAGGAATGGCGGCAGGAAAGGCTTCGGCAACACGCCAGCGCGCGCTGGTGATGGGGCCGAGCGGCTTCGTCGGCTCGCACGTCACCCGCAAGCTCGCCGAGCGCGGCGACGACGTCCGGGTGTACCTGCGCAAGACCAGCTCGACGATTGCCATCGACGACCTCGACGTGCAACGTCACTACGGCGACCTCTACGACGAGCAGGCGCTGCGGACGGCGATGGCCGACCGCGACGTCGTCTACTACTGCATCGTCGACACCCGGTTCCACCTGCGTGACCCCGCACCGCTGTTCGAGGTCAACGTCAACTGCCTGCGCCGGGTCCTCGACATCGCCGTCGACGCCGGCCTGCGAAAGTTTGTGTTCTGCAGCACCATCGGCACCATCGCGCTCGGCGACGGCAGCGGCCCGGTCACCGAGGACATGCCGTTCGACTGGGGCGACAAGGGCGGCCCGTACATCGAATCCCGCCGCCAGGCCGAGGAACTCGTGTTGCACTACGCACGCGAGCGTGGCCTGCCCGCCGTCGCGATGTGCGTGTCCAACCCGTACGGTCCCGGCGATTTCAACCCGCACCAGGGGTTGATGGTGAAGTACGCGGCGCTCGGCAAGGTGCCCGTCTACATCAAGGGGGTGTCCACCGAGGTCGTCGGCATCGAGGACGTCGCCGAGGCGTTCCTGCTCGCCGCCGACCGCGGCCGCGTCGGCGAACGCTACATCATCTCCGAGAGCTACATGTCGATGCGCGACATGCTGACCATCGCCGCCACGGCCGTCGGCGCCAGACCGCCGCGCTTCGGGATACCGCTGTCGGCGGCCTACGCGTCGGCGTGGCTGGGCGACAACCTGGCCCGGCTGGTCGGCCGCGACTTCGAGATGAACACCAACGGCATTCGGCTGCTGCACATCATGGCGCCCGCCGACCACGGCAAGGCCACCCGCGAACTCGGCTGGCATCCGCGCCCGACGGCCGAGTCGCTGCGCGAGGCGGCCCGGTTCCACGTCGAGCAGGTGCGGGCGAAGGCGACCGCATGACCGAGGCGGACCTCGTCGAGATCGAGGCGATCAAACAGCTCAAGGCCCGCTACTGCCGCCTGCTCGACACCAAGGACTGGACCGCGTGGCGTGAGCTGTTCGCCGACGACTTCGTCAGCGACACATCGCCATCCGGCGGCAAGGTGATCCACGGCGCCGACGAGTTCGTCGCCTTCACCCGCAAGAGCCTGCGCGACCAGCCCACCGTGCACCAGGTGCACGCACCCGAGATCGAACTGACCTCGGCGACGACGGCCCGCGGCGTGTGGGCGCTCGAGGACGTCGTGCGGTTCGGCCCTGGGTTGAACCTGCGCGGCTACGGGCACTACCACGAGACGTACGCCAAGCTCGACGGTCGGTGGCGCTTCACCAGTTCCACGCTGACCCGGCTGCGCGTCGACGTGTTCAACGGCCTTGTCTCGGTGCGCGTGTCCGACCGCATCACCCGGCTGGTCGGGCGGCTCTCCGCGCGGGCGCTCAGGAACGGATGAACTCCAGCAGGTCGGCGTTGATCACCTCGTGGTGGGTGACGAACATGCCGTGCGGGTAGCCCGGGTAGGTCTTGAGCGTGCCGTTGGGCAGCAGCTGCGCCGAGCGCGGACCGGAGTTCTCGTACGGCACGATCTGGTCGTCGTCGCCGTGCATCACCAGCACCGGGATGGTGATCGTCTTCAGGTCCTCGGTGAAGTCGGTCTGCGAGAACGCGACGATGCCGTCGTAGTGCGCCTTGGCGCCGCCCATCATGCCCTGGCGCCACCAGTTCTCGATGATCGCCTCCGACGGCTCCACACCGGGCCGGTTTAACCCGTAGAACGGGCCCGCCGCCAGTGACCGGTAGAACACCGAACGGTTGGCGGCCAGCTGCGCCTGAAGATCGTCGAAGACCTCCTTGGGCAGACCGCCGGGATTGGCCTCGGTCTTGACCATCAGCGGCGGCACGGCGCTGATCAGCACCGCCTTGGCCGCCCGGTCCTGCCCGTGCCGGGCCAGATAGTGCACCACCTCACCGCCTCCGGTGGAGTGGCCGATGTGCACGGCGTCACGCACATCGAGGTGGGCCATCAGCGCGGCCAGATCGTCGGCGTAGTGGTCCATGTCGTGTCCGTCGGCCACCTGGGCCGAGCGGCCGTGCCCGCGCCGGTCGTGGGCGATGACGCGGAAGCCGTGCCGCAGGAAGAACAGCATCTGGGTGTCCCAGTCGTCCGACGACAGCGGCCAGCCGTGGCTGAACACGATCGGCTGACCCGAACCCCAGTCCTTGTAGAAAATCTCGACACCGTCAGAGGTGGTGATCGTGGGCATGCTCTCGTCCTTCCGGTACAGAGCGATGGTTGCGTACTGGCAGGTCCATCCTGCCGCGATCGGCGCGACTTCGCCGGGTATCCGCCCGCACCGGGAAAACGAGGGTGAGTCCTCGTCGGAATGGCTACTTTTGATCACACATTCCTGACCGTCAGAGGAGCGCTTGTGGGCCGGACGCGGGTCGTGCAATGGGGCACCGGCGCCACCGGGCGCCTCGCGTTGCGTGCCGTCCTCGACGCTCCTGACCTCGAGCTGGTCGGGGTGCGGGTCTACGACCCCGCGAAGGTCGGGTGCGACGCCGGCGAACTGGTGGGCCGGGCCTCGACGGGGGTGGCGGCGACCGACCGGCTCGAGCACGTGCTCGACTCGGCCGCCGATGTCGTGCTCTACATGGGCAACGTCGAAAAGCACCCGCACACCTGCCTGGCCGACATGGTCGCGCTGCTGGAGTCCGGGGCCGACGTCATCACCACCGGCGCCTCGTTCATCGATCCCGCCGCCGTCGACCCGGCCCGTGGCCGCGAGCTCGAGGCGGCCTGTCGACGCGGATCGAGCACCTTCCTGGGACTCGGGCTGTTCCCCGGATTCTGGGGCGAGGTGGTCGCGCCCGTGCTCGCCCGGCTGTCGTATCAGTGCCAGGAGATCGTCGTGCGCGAATCGCTGTCCTATGCGGGCTATCCCAGCCGCGAGATCCTCGTCGACGTCATGGGCTACGGGCTGCCGCCGGACTCCACCGCCCCACTGCTGGCCGACCCCGACCGCTCGGGCGGTGCGTTCGTCGGCACCGCGACGGTGCTCGCGAAGGCGTTGGGAACGAGGGTGGTTGCGGTCCAGCCGTTCCGGGACACCCGGGTCACCGCCGCCGAGCTGACTGTCGCCGCGGGCACCATTCCCGCCGGCACCGTCGGTGCGATGAAGATCGGTGTGCGCGCCGACTGCGGGGACGTCGCGATCGTCGTCGAACACGTGACCTGGATGAGCCCCGACGTGGCACCCGACTGGGCGGGTGGTGAGGGCTACGAGATCGAGTTCCGGGGCGCGCCGACGATGCGCTGCAACCTGGTGCTCGGCACCGAGGGTGAGGACCACAGCGAAATGGGCTGTCTGGCAACGGCGATGCATGCGGTACACGCCATCCCGACGGTCCGCGACGCACGTCCCGGGGTCATGGACCTCGCCGAGGTCTCCGCGCTGTCATGACATCGGGAACAGGTGTAGAAAAGGAGACCGCGCGCGATGGATGATCCGCGAAACCTGTTCGATCTCACCGGCCGGGTGGCCATCGTCACCGGGTCGACGCGCGGGCTGGGGCGCGCCATCGCCGAGGGTCTCGCCCGGGTGGGTGCGTCGGTGGTGGTGACCAGCCGCGACCAGAACGCCTGCGACGCCGTCGCGGCCGAGATACGCGAGGCGACCGGGGCGTCGACCACCGGCCTGGCGTGCCAGGTGGGGGACTGGGACGCCGTCCCGTCGTTCGTGGACCGGGTGGTCGCGACCCACGGCCGCATCGACGTGCTGGTCAACAACGCAGGCATCAACCCCGAGATGCAGAGCGTCAGCACCGTCGGGCTGGAGCTGTGGCGCACCATCTTCAACGTCAACCTCGAGGGTGCGCTGCGGATGAGCCAGTGCGTGGCGCCGGTGATGCGCGACGGGGGCGGCGGCAGCATCGTCAACATCGGGTCGATGGAAGGCTATGCGGCCACTCCGGTCTCGGTGGCCTACGGCGCGTCCAAGGCCGCGCTGCGCCATCTGACGGTGTCGATGGCCAACGAATGGGCGCCCTGGCAGGTGCGGGTCAACATCCTCAGCCCGGGCCCGTTCGCCACCGAGATGATCAACGGCTTCGAGGAGACCTTCCCGGGCACGCTGACGGTGCTGGCGGACATGACGTCGCAGAAACGGGTCGCCTCGGTCGACGAGATCGTCGGGCCGGTGCTGTATCTGGCCAGCGACGCGTCGTCGTTCGTGACCGGCGACGATCTCACCGTCAACGGCGGGATGCGGAAGTGATCAGGCGGATGTCAGCGCGGGCGGCCTGACCGCGTCGGGATCGGGGTTGGCGATCGGCAACCCCATGAACCGGCGCGCGTTGTCGCCCATGAAGTCATAGGTGCGGCGCACGTCCATACCCTCGGCGTACTTCCAGTAGTCCTTCGGCTCGGCGAGGCCCTCCGGATGCGGGTAGTCGGACCCGAACAGCACCCTGTCCCAGCCGACGGTGTCGACGACGTCGGCCACGCAGCCCTCCCAGAACGGGCTGACCCAGATGTTGCGCCGGAACACGTCGTGCGGATGCTCCGGGAAGTTCTGCGGCATCTTCTTGTACAGGTCGGCGAAGTCGTCGAACAGCGGTCTGATCCACGAGCTGCCGTTCTCGACGCTGGCGATGCGCAGCCGCGGGAACCGGGTCAGCGTGCCGTGGCAGATCAGGCTGGTGATCATGTCGGCGATCTCGCGGTGGCCGAGCACCATCCAGCGGAACGCGCTCTGCGCCATGAAGTTCTGGGTGTGCGGCGGCTCCCAGCGTGCGACGTAGTCGTCGAGCGGCGGGAAGCTGGCGTGCAGGACGACCGGCAGCCCGGCGCCCTCGACGTCACGCCAGAACGGGTCGAACTCGGGCAGCGCCGGCGACCGCCACCCGTGCAGGCCGCGCACCGGGCCCGGTTTGATCAGCACCACCCGGGCACCGTGGTTGAGCACATACTCCAGCTCGCGCTGTGCGCCCTCGACCTCGGAGAGGTTGATGATCGGTGTCGAGAAGATGCGGTTCTGGTAGTTGAACATCCAGTGCTCGGCCATCCACTGGTTGAGCGCGTGCACGACGGCCAGCGTGAGTTCGGGGTCGTCGGCGGTGGCGTGCTCGATGAGGCTGGCCAGCGTCGGGTAGTTCAGCGCCTCCACCACGCCCTGGCGGTCGAGTTCGGCGAGCCGGTCCACCGGGTTGCGGGTGGCGGCCGGCGCCTCGATCGCGGGACCCTGCATCTCGCGCAGCGTCAGCCCCTCGGTGTTGCGGCCGGAGAAGAACTTCTCGTGCGCGCCCGGCGCGGCGACCCGCTCGAACGTCGGGTTCGGGATGAAGTCGTGCACACGGTTGTTGATGACGATCCGGGTGTGCCTGCCGAACTGCGCGAACTGCACTGCACGCGAATACTTCTCGGGCAGATACTTGGTCAGCGCATCCGCCGTCTCGTACATGTGCTGGTCGGCGTCGAAGATCGGCGCGTCGGTGAACTGCGTCATGCTCGGCTCGCTTTCATGTGCCCTCCTCCGGCGAGCAGACGCAGAGTCGCATCGTTCGGCGGTGTTCGGTGCGATTCTGTGTCTGCTCGCGGGGGAGATCAGGTGGTCAGGATCGTGGCGGCGGCGGTGCCGGGGGCGCCGTAGAGCTGGGCGAAACCGACCTTCGGCTCGCCGGGCACCTGGCGGTCGCCGGCCTGGCCGCGCAACTGGCGCACCAGTTCGTGGATCTGGCGCAGCCCGGACGCCCCGATCGGCTCACCGTTGGCGATCAGGCCGCCGTCGGTGTTGATCGGCAGCGAGCCGGTGATCTCGGTGGCGCCGTCGGCGATCAGCTTCTCCTGCTCCCCGTCGGCGCAGAACCCGCACTCGGCCATGTGGATGATCTCGGCGCCGGCGTCGGTGTCCTGCAGCTGGATCACGTCGACGTCCTCGGGGCCGACGCCCGCCTTCTCGAACGCGGCCCGCGCCGCGTACACCGTCGGGGCGACGTCCTCCTCGACCGGGGCGAACGTCGTATTCACCTCGTAGGCACCGTATCTGCGGGTCCGCACCTCGACCGCGCGCAGGTAGATCGGCTTGTCGGTGAACCGGTGCGCGATGTCGGCGCGGCACATCACCGCCGCGGCCGCACCCTCGTCGGGCGCGCAGAACATGTACTGCGTGAGCGGATAGTTCAGCATCGGCGAGTTGAGGATGTCCTCCTCGGGGATCGGCTTACGCCGGAACGCGTTGGGGTTGAGCGCCCCGTTGCGGAAGTTCTTGGCCGCGACCTTGGCCAGCGTCTGGTGCGAGATGCCGTGCTCGTGCAGATAGCGGTTGGCCTTCATGCCGAAGAACTGGGTGGTCAGATACTGGCCGTTCTCGGCGTACCAGCGCGGCATACCGACCAGGGCGGGGTCCTCGGTGAACGCGCCGCGGGGATGCTTATCCAGGCCGATCGCGATCCCGATGTCGTAGTCGCCGAGCCGGATACCGTCGGCGCAGGCCTTGGTCGCGCTGGCGGCGGTGGCGCACGCGTTGAAGACGTTGGTGAACGGGATGCCCGACAGCCCGACCATCGCGACGATGGCGTCCGGGTTGGCGACGGTCCAGCTGCCGCCGGTGGCGAACTGGATGTCCTTCCACTCCACGCCGGCGTCGGCCACCGCGGCGAAGATCGCGTCGACGCCCATCTCCATCGCCGTCTTGCCCTCGAAACGGCCGAACGGATGCAGGCCCACGCCGATGATCGCGACGTCGTGCATGCCGATTCCTCTCTGGTCGCCCCTGATCCGACATGTAACTGAAACTCTTACAGTATCGTAATCGGCGTGGCCCCGGTGATCGAGCACAAGCCCACGTTCTGCCGGATCTGCGAGCCCCTGTGCGGGATGATCGCAACCGTCGAGGACGGTCGGCTGACGGCGCTGAGGCCCGACAAACAGCACCCGCTGTCGGCGGGTTTCGCCTGCCAGAAGGGCATCGCGTTCACCGAGATCGTCAACGACCCGGACCGGGTGACCCGGCCGCTGCGCCGCGGCCCCGCGGGCTTCGAGGAGGTGAGCTGGGACGAGGCGCTCGACGAGATCGCCGCGCGGCTCTCCGACATCCTGCGCCGCCACGGCTCCGGCGCGGTCGGCTGGTACATGGGCAACCCGGGGGCGTTCAGCTACGCGCACACCTTCGCCGCGCTGCTGTTCATGAAGGGGCTGGGCCGCCACGGCCACTACTTCACCGCGTCGTCGCAGGACACCAACAGCAGGCTGATCGCCAGCCAGATGCTCTACGGGGTGCCAACCTCGGTGCCGATCCCGGACCTCACCCGCACCGACCTGCTGGTCATGATCGGTGCGAATCCGCTTGTGTCGCACGGCAGTTTCCTGACCGCCCCGCGGATCAAGGACCGCATGCACGACATCGTCAAGCGCGGCGGCCGGGTGGTGATCATCGATCCGCGGCGCAGCGAGACCGCGGCGGCGTTCGAGTGGCTGGGCATCGTCCCGGACACCGACTCGCTGCTGTTGCTGTCGCTGCTGCACGTGATGTTCGAGGTGGTCGACGCGGGCGCCCTGCGCCGGATCGCCGACGGCGTCGAGTGGCTGCGCGAGCTGTGCCTGCCGTTCACCCCGGAGTCGACGGCGGAGCGCACCGGGATCGACGCCGAGACCGTGCGGGCGCTCGCGCGCGACCTGGTGCGCACGCCGCGCGCGGCGGTGTACGGCCGGCTCGGCACCTGTGTCGGCACCCACGGCACGCTGACCACCTACCTGATCGACGCGGTGAACCTGGTGGCCGGCAACCTCGACGTGCCGGGCGGATCGGTGTTCAGCTCGATGCACACCGTCGGTGCGCGGTGGCAGAACGTCGCGATGGGTGCCGTCATGCGCCGCTCCTACCGCCGCAAGCGGTCGCGGATCAGCGGCACCCCCAACGCGATCGGCTCCGAACCCGCGGCGCTGATGGCCAAGGAGATCACCACGCCCGGATCCCGGCAGATGCGGGCGCTGTTCGTCTCGGGCGGCAACCCGGTGCTGTCGGTGCCCAACGGGGAGGAACTCGAGGGCGCGATCGGCGAGCTCGAGCTGTCGGTCGCGCTGGACTTCTACCTCACCGAGACCACCGCGCTGTGCGACTACGTCCTGCCCGTCACGACGATGTACGAGCGAGACGACTTTCCGTACACGTTCCAGGGTTTTCAGGCCACCCCGTTCCGGCAGGCCACCGAGGCCGTCATCGCGCCGGTGGGGGAGTCGCGCGGGGAGTGGGACATCACCGCCGACATCGCCGAGCGGCTGGCGGACCGGGTGCCGGCGTTCGCGGGCTTCAAGTTCGTGCGAAAAATACTGCGCCGGTTCGGTGTCGACGCGTCGCCGCGGCTGATGATGGACGCACTGGTGCGGATGTCCGACGGCGGGGACTTGTTCGGGCTGCGCCGTGGGGGCCTGTCATTGCGCAAGCTGGAGCGCGACCATCCGCACGGGGTGGTGGTGTCGCCGCACGTGCGCACCGGTGTGCTGCGCGACGCGGTCGGCTACCTGTCGCGACGGGTGAGGCTGGCGCATCCGGGGATCGCCGCAGAGGTGTCGCGGCTGGAGCGGCGGCGCACGCCCGCCGGGTATCCGCTGCGGATGATCGGGCTGCGCGAGCCGCGTTCGGAGAACTCGTGGATGCACAACTCGCCGCTGTTGATGCGCGGTGACCGTCGCCAGCACGCGCTGATCCACGTCGACGACGCCGCCGACCGGCAGATCGTCGACGGTGACGAGGTGCGGATCAGCTCGCCCTACGGTGCCATCACCGTCCCGGTGAAGACGACGAAGGATCTGGTGGCCGGCGTGGTCGCGGTGCCACACGGTTGGGGGCACAAGGGAACCGGCGGCTGGCGGCTGGCCAATCGGGCCGGCGGCGCCAACGTCAACCAGTTGACCTCCAGCGACCCCGCTGACATCGAGGCGCTGTCCGGCATGGCGTGGCTGACCGGCGTTCCGATCCAGGTCGAGCGGCTGCCCTAGCCGCCCTTAGCGCGAGCGTGCTAAGGCGCCACCCGCCGAGTTATACGCCAGGGTCGCGACTGGGCGAAAATCACTGCCCTGGCGTGGAACTCGCGAGGCCATCGGCGCGGTCAGCGATCTACCCCGGCCGCGAGCGTGCGCAAACTGCTGAGATTTCGCGGCGTGTCGGGTGCAGACACGCACGCTCGCGGACGGGAAGGAGGGAGGCTAGGCGATGGCGCCCTTCTCCTTGAGCTCCTCGATGCGGTCCCAGTCCATCCCGATGTCCATCAGGACCAGCTCGGTGTGCTCGCTGGCCTGCGGGGCGCGCGTCGTCTCCAGCGGCTCGTGGTTGAACTGCACCGGCCCGCGCACCACCTTGAACGGCTTACCGCCGTCGGCGGCCTCCACCTCGACGACCATGTCGTTGGCCAGCGCCTGCTCGTCGCTGGCCAGGTCGACCAGGCTCTGGAACGGCGCCCACTGACCCTTCATCGTCCGCAACCGCTGCCGCCAGTAGTCGAACGGCTTGCTGCGGATCTTCTCGCGGATGAGCTCCACCGCGGCCGCGGAGTTCTGGATCAGCGGCATCACGTCGGAGAAGCGGGGGTCGTCGGCGAGCTCGGGCAGCTCGAGATGCTCGAAGGTGTCGCGGATGTAGCCGGTCGGGCTGACGATGCACAGGTTGATCGTGCCGCCGTCCGATGTCAGGTAGTTGGCCATGAACGGGTTGACGCTCGGGCCGGCCGCATCCGGCATCAGCGAGCGCATCGTCTCG from Mycolicibacterium phlei harbors:
- a CDS encoding thiolase family protein — encoded protein: MHDVAIIGVGLHPFGRFEGKTAMEMGVDAIFAAVADAGVEWKDIQFATGGSWTVANPDAIVAMVGLSGIPFTNVFNACATAASATKACADGIRLGDYDIGIAIGLDKHPRGAFTEDPALVGMPRWYAENGQYLTTQFFGMKANRYLHEHGISHQTLAKVAAKNFRNGALNPNAFRRKPIPEEDILNSPMLNYPLTQYMFCAPDEGAAAAVMCRADIAHRFTDKPIYLRAVEVRTRRYGAYEVNTTFAPVEEDVAPTVYAARAAFEKAGVGPEDVDVIQLQDTDAGAEIIHMAECGFCADGEQEKLIADGATEITGSLPINTDGGLIANGEPIGASGLRQIHELVRQLRGQAGDRQVPGEPKVGFAQLYGAPGTAAATILTT
- a CDS encoding amidohydrolase family protein; translated protein: MTQFTDAPIFDADQHMYETADALTKYLPEKYSRAVQFAQFGRHTRIVINNRVHDFIPNPTFERVAAPGAHEKFFSGRNTEGLTLREMQGPAIEAPAATRNPVDRLAELDRQGVVEALNYPTLASLIEHATADDPELTLAVVHALNQWMAEHWMFNYQNRIFSTPIINLSEVEGAQRELEYVLNHGARVVLIKPGPVRGLHGWRSPALPEFDPFWRDVEGAGLPVVLHASFPPLDDYVARWEPPHTQNFMAQSAFRWMVLGHREIADMITSLICHGTLTRFPRLRIASVENGSSWIRPLFDDFADLYKKMPQNFPEHPHDVFRRNIWVSPFWEGCVADVVDTVGWDRVLFGSDYPHPEGLAEPKDYWKYAEGMDVRRTYDFMGDNARRFMGLPIANPDPDAVRPPALTSA
- a CDS encoding SDR family NAD(P)-dependent oxidoreductase; protein product: MDDPRNLFDLTGRVAIVTGSTRGLGRAIAEGLARVGASVVVTSRDQNACDAVAAEIREATGASTTGLACQVGDWDAVPSFVDRVVATHGRIDVLVNNAGINPEMQSVSTVGLELWRTIFNVNLEGALRMSQCVAPVMRDGGGGSIVNIGSMEGYAATPVSVAYGASKAALRHLTVSMANEWAPWQVRVNILSPGPFATEMINGFEETFPGTLTVLADMTSQKRVASVDEIVGPVLYLASDASSFVTGDDLTVNGGMRK
- a CDS encoding molybdopterin-containing oxidoreductase family protein; translation: MAPVIEHKPTFCRICEPLCGMIATVEDGRLTALRPDKQHPLSAGFACQKGIAFTEIVNDPDRVTRPLRRGPAGFEEVSWDEALDEIAARLSDILRRHGSGAVGWYMGNPGAFSYAHTFAALLFMKGLGRHGHYFTASSQDTNSRLIASQMLYGVPTSVPIPDLTRTDLLVMIGANPLVSHGSFLTAPRIKDRMHDIVKRGGRVVIIDPRRSETAAAFEWLGIVPDTDSLLLLSLLHVMFEVVDAGALRRIADGVEWLRELCLPFTPESTAERTGIDAETVRALARDLVRTPRAAVYGRLGTCVGTHGTLTTYLIDAVNLVAGNLDVPGGSVFSSMHTVGARWQNVAMGAVMRRSYRRKRSRISGTPNAIGSEPAALMAKEITTPGSRQMRALFVSGGNPVLSVPNGEELEGAIGELELSVALDFYLTETTALCDYVLPVTTMYERDDFPYTFQGFQATPFRQATEAVIAPVGESRGEWDITADIAERLADRVPAFAGFKFVRKILRRFGVDASPRLMMDALVRMSDGGDLFGLRRGGLSLRKLERDHPHGVVVSPHVRTGVLRDAVGYLSRRVRLAHPGIAAEVSRLERRRTPAGYPLRMIGLREPRSENSWMHNSPLLMRGDRRQHALIHVDDAADRQIVDGDEVRISSPYGAITVPVKTTKDLVAGVVAVPHGWGHKGTGGWRLANRAGGANVNQLTSSDPADIEALSGMAWLTGVPIQVERLP
- a CDS encoding NAD-dependent epimerase/dehydratase family protein, with product MAAGKASATRQRALVMGPSGFVGSHVTRKLAERGDDVRVYLRKTSSTIAIDDLDVQRHYGDLYDEQALRTAMADRDVVYYCIVDTRFHLRDPAPLFEVNVNCLRRVLDIAVDAGLRKFVFCSTIGTIALGDGSGPVTEDMPFDWGDKGGPYIESRRQAEELVLHYARERGLPAVAMCVSNPYGPGDFNPHQGLMVKYAALGKVPVYIKGVSTEVVGIEDVAEAFLLAADRGRVGERYIISESYMSMRDMLTIAATAVGARPPRFGIPLSAAYASAWLGDNLARLVGRDFEMNTNGIRLLHIMAPADHGKATRELGWHPRPTAESLREAARFHVEQVRAKATA
- a CDS encoding nuclear transport factor 2 family protein; translation: MTEADLVEIEAIKQLKARYCRLLDTKDWTAWRELFADDFVSDTSPSGGKVIHGADEFVAFTRKSLRDQPTVHQVHAPEIELTSATTARGVWALEDVVRFGPGLNLRGYGHYHETYAKLDGRWRFTSSTLTRLRVDVFNGLVSVRVSDRITRLVGRLSARALRNG
- a CDS encoding NAD(P)H-dependent amine dehydrogenase family protein, which codes for MGRTRVVQWGTGATGRLALRAVLDAPDLELVGVRVYDPAKVGCDAGELVGRASTGVAATDRLEHVLDSAADVVLYMGNVEKHPHTCLADMVALLESGADVITTGASFIDPAAVDPARGRELEAACRRGSSTFLGLGLFPGFWGEVVAPVLARLSYQCQEIVVRESLSYAGYPSREILVDVMGYGLPPDSTAPLLADPDRSGGAFVGTATVLAKALGTRVVAVQPFRDTRVTAAELTVAAGTIPAGTVGAMKIGVRADCGDVAIVVEHVTWMSPDVAPDWAGGEGYEIEFRGAPTMRCNLVLGTEGEDHSEMGCLATAMHAVHAIPTVRDARPGVMDLAEVSALS
- a CDS encoding alpha/beta fold hydrolase, with protein sequence MPTITTSDGVEIFYKDWGSGQPIVFSHGWPLSSDDWDTQMLFFLRHGFRVIAHDRRGHGRSAQVADGHDMDHYADDLAALMAHLDVRDAVHIGHSTGGGEVVHYLARHGQDRAAKAVLISAVPPLMVKTEANPGGLPKEVFDDLQAQLAANRSVFYRSLAAGPFYGLNRPGVEPSEAIIENWWRQGMMGGAKAHYDGIVAFSQTDFTEDLKTITIPVLVMHGDDDQIVPYENSGPRSAQLLPNGTLKTYPGYPHGMFVTHHEVINADLLEFIRS
- a CDS encoding acyl-CoA dehydrogenase family protein, which encodes MDFSRVELCEEDRAFQQEVRTFLSELVTEDVLRRDRETGDNFDEGVHLALGAAGYLEKEWKPESEGGFNRVRRRIWELEKRRAHVPWVTFGTTSLVRRSVEKFGSPEVKAEVLPKVYSGHVRFCLGYTEPEGGSDIATCKTRAVRDGDEWVINGSKMFTTGAHNCQYVFLITNTDPEAPKHKSLTMFLVPLDTPGIEIQGIRTVDGDRTNIVYYTDVRVPDKYRLGEVNEGWKVLREPLDAEHGAVEVEPDGLQDVAIMMHQAMTMAVAADRAAEKAGTPDANGRRPVDDGAVAYRLGRAVARMEAAFSTPSIFGRVALAQTMRDISPDLMDLHGTPGSLPLGADGAADDGAAEYVYRFAPLVGIYGGTLEVFRNMIAQYVLGLGKPAYAAPR